A region of Selenomonadales bacterium 4137-cl DNA encodes the following proteins:
- a CDS encoding penicillin-binding transpeptidase domain-containing protein: MLDSLRASIRRVAFALLGLLAVLFLYLSYIQVIEGDYLAGHPLNRRTAAAAEKVERGTIFDRRGEKLAYSEKDGQGRYVRRYPYGAVAAHVVGYSSPRYGQSGAESAFNGELSGMANPERRFGPITGLWTAKAGNNVTLTIDGRLQETAYKALGNRRGAVVAIAPRSGAVLVMVSRPAFDPEALDDDWKEIVGAAGSPLLNRAAQGLYPPGSTIKVLVADAALTEKITDKRKTYDCQGSLKIGPDYVLHEANDVAHGKVDLEEALAVSCNVTFGRLSLELGRNGMAKAFDRFAFSRPLGGDIAEVSSRLPDFGRLGDGDLAQTGIGQGSLLVTPLRMAMLAATFANRGTLLKPFLVSRVTAPDGAVLRQFGSTEFAAPTSPATAAEVSRMMQQVVSGGTGYAARVAGVKVAGKTGTAENPHGASHAWFIGFAPADAPEIAIAVVVENGGSGGEAAAPIARQVIARALR, translated from the coding sequence GTGCTTGACAGTCTTCGCGCCAGCATCCGCCGCGTCGCGTTCGCCCTGCTCGGCCTGTTGGCGGTACTATTCCTTTATTTGTCGTATATCCAGGTGATCGAGGGCGATTATCTCGCCGGGCATCCCCTCAACCGCCGCACTGCGGCCGCCGCCGAAAAAGTGGAACGGGGGACGATTTTCGACCGCCGGGGCGAGAAGCTGGCCTACAGCGAAAAGGACGGCCAAGGCAGGTATGTCCGCCGCTACCCTTACGGAGCGGTAGCCGCCCATGTCGTCGGCTACTCGAGCCCGCGCTACGGCCAGTCGGGGGCGGAGAGCGCTTTCAACGGCGAGCTTTCCGGCATGGCCAACCCCGAACGCCGTTTCGGGCCGATAACCGGACTGTGGACGGCGAAGGCTGGCAACAACGTGACTTTGACTATCGACGGCAGGTTGCAGGAGACGGCCTATAAGGCTTTGGGCAACCGGCGCGGGGCGGTGGTGGCGATCGCGCCACGCAGCGGCGCGGTGCTGGTGATGGTAAGCCGGCCGGCGTTCGACCCGGAGGCGTTGGACGACGACTGGAAGGAGATCGTCGGCGCGGCCGGCAGTCCGCTTTTAAACAGGGCGGCGCAGGGCCTGTACCCGCCCGGCTCGACGATCAAGGTGCTGGTTGCCGATGCGGCTTTGACGGAGAAAATAACCGATAAACGGAAAACATATGATTGCCAGGGTTCGCTCAAAATCGGCCCCGATTATGTGCTGCACGAAGCTAACGATGTGGCTCACGGCAAGGTGGATCTGGAGGAGGCGCTGGCGGTGTCCTGCAACGTTACCTTCGGCCGCCTGTCGCTGGAGCTGGGCCGTAATGGGATGGCCAAGGCGTTCGACCGGTTCGCTTTTTCCCGGCCCCTTGGCGGCGATATCGCCGAGGTTTCCAGCCGCCTGCCGGATTTCGGCCGGCTGGGGGATGGCGATCTCGCCCAGACCGGCATCGGCCAGGGCAGCCTGTTGGTGACGCCGTTGAGGATGGCGATGCTGGCGGCGACGTTCGCCAACAGGGGGACTCTGTTGAAGCCTTTTTTGGTGAGCAGGGTAACCGCGCCAGACGGCGCGGTGCTCAGACAGTTCGGCAGTACGGAGTTCGCCGCGCCGACGAGCCCGGCCACGGCGGCGGAGGTAAGCCGGATGATGCAGCAGGTGGTCAGCGGCGGCACGGGCTATGCGGCCCGCGTAGCCGGGGTGAAGGTGGCCGGCAAGACGGGAACGGCGGAGAATCCTCACGGCGCGTCCCACGCCTGGTTTATCGGTTTTGCGCCTGCTGACGCGCCCGAGATCGCGATCGCGGTCGTCGTGGAGAACGGCGGCTCGGGCGGCGAGGCGGCGGCGCCGATCGCCAGGCAAGTAATAGCGAGAGCATTGCGATAG